One region of Juglans regia cultivar Chandler chromosome 4, Walnut 2.0, whole genome shotgun sequence genomic DNA includes:
- the LOC108995117 gene encoding protein trichome birefringence-like 34, whose protein sequence is MAAKKHQAVVLGTSWGIRSSFRSLIAFLITALIITAVYLTQDSIGRVLELDRTDGLHELSECNLFSGKWVFDNQSYPLYKEQQCSFMSDQLACEKFGRKDLSYQNWRWQPHQCNLPRFNATALLETLRNKRLVFVGDSLNRNQWVSMVCLVDSWIPPKLRSMHNNDSLNIFKAIAYNATIEFYWAPLLVESNSDDPVNHRIPDRTVRIKAIEKHARHWTGGDILVFDSYLWWRRPRMKVLWGSFESPDDAIYKEVQMLRVYEMALRTWSDWVEVHVDRTKTQLFFVSMSPTHERAKDWGGGENCYKETGKISEEGYWGSDSDPKMMRVVEMVLEDLKTRGLNVQMLNITQLSEYRKEGHPSIYRKQWEPLTKEQIENPSSYADCIHWCLPGLPDVWNELLYAYIVHQ, encoded by the exons ATGGCGGCAAAGAAACACCAAGCTGTAGTTCTTGGAACGTCATGGGGAATCAGAAGCAGCTTCCGTTCCCTTATTGCATTCCTGATCACCGCCCTAATCATCACCGCCGTTTATCTTACCCAAGACAGCATTGGTAGAGTCTTGGAATTAGATAGAACCGACGGTTTACATGAGCTTTCAGAATGCAATTTGTTTTCTGGTAAGTGGGTATTCGATAACCAAAGTTACCCTCTATACAAAGAGCAACAGTGCTCGTTCATGTCTGATCAATTGGCTTGCGAGAAGTTTGGAAGAAAGGACTTGAGCTATCAGAACTGGAGGTGGCAACCTCATCAATGTAACCTTCCTAG GTTCAATGCAACAGCGTTGCTGGAGACGCTAAGGAACAAGAGGCTTGTGTTTGTTGGAGATTCCCTGAACAGAAATCAGTGGGTTTCGATGGTCTGCCTAGTCGATTCATGGATCCCTCCAAAGCTTAGATCCATGCACAACAATGACTCTTTGAACATCTTTAAGGCCATT GCATACAATGCGACGATTGAGTTCTACTGGGCCCCATTGCTAGTGGAATCAAACTCCGATGATCCGGTGAACCACCGGATACCAGATCGGACAGTTAGAATCAAAGCAATTGAGAAGCATGCCAGGCATTGGACCGGCGGAGATATACTGGTGTTTGACTCCTACTTATGGTGGAGAAGGCCCAGAATGAAAGTTCT GTGGGGATCATTTGAAAGCCCTGATGATGCTATCTATAAAGAAGTACAGATGCTGCGTGTATATGAGATGGCTCTAAGAACGTGGTCTGATTGGGTGGAAGTCCACGTTGATAGAACCAAGACCCAACTGTTTTTTGTTAGCATGTCACCAACTCATGAAAG GGCTAAAGATTGGGGTGGTGGTGAAAACTGCTACAAAGAAACGGGAAAGATTTCAGAAGAGGGATATTGGGGAAGTGACTCGGATCCAAAGATGATGCGTGTGGTTGAAATGGTGCTGGAGGATTTGAAGACAAGAGGTCTGAATGTACAAATGCTCAACATTACACAGCTCTCAGAATATCGAAAAGAAGGCCATCCATCTATCTATAGGAAGCAGTGGGAACCCCTAACGAAAGAGCAAATAGAAAACCCAAGCAGTTATGCAGACTGTATACATTGGTGTCTCCCTGGATTGCCCGATGTCTGGAACGAGCTCCTGTATGCTTATATTGTTCATCAATGA